Proteins encoded in a region of the Sugiyamaella lignohabitans strain CBS 10342 chromosome B, complete sequence genome:
- the CYC8 gene encoding transcription regulator CYC8 — protein MSSQPQLLAAPATLGPPSRPPNGQVVHGPGPQVVTNGNGLPPPPPPPPGQPGGPGAGPAPGQPIARIQPSPGNQPPLPPPPPPAQTNGGPVDNVFQKLQAQNVETWLQVGKVAESMGEYDRAITYYESALKHNPYSIPVLTAIANLYRSRELFAKAIDYYQNILSIAQDSGDTWGSLGHCFLMMDDLQKAYSAYQQALYHLRDPKDPKLWYGIGILYDRYGSLEYAEEAFSQVMDMDPNFDKANEIYFRLGIIYKQQFKYPQSLDCFRYILSNPPRPLTEIDIWFQIGHVHEQQKEYQLAKEAYERVLIENPAHAKVLQQLGWLYHQPNSSFTNQDHAISYLTKSLEADANDAQSWYLLGRCYMAQQKYNKAYEAYQQAVYRDGRNPTFWCSIGVLYYQINQYRDALDAYSRAIRLNPYISEVWYDLGTLYESCNNQIADALDAYQRAAELDPHNTHIQARLDQLRASQNGGGPVSHPLPPRPQDVNPQSYQQGPPSAIWDMQQQQQQAAQQQQQQQQQQQQQQQQQQQQQQQQQQQQQQQRQAQAQAQAQAQAQAQAQAQAQAQAQAQAQAQAQAQAQAQAQAQQQHAQVQAQQHAQAQAQQHGQAQQPPQPGHPHHSHPSQAPSDAHRLPPQQQQPPPPQQQQQGQLPPPSQHLSGPPPPIGSAPQPSFQPTPPVQGHQLPPPQLQQQQQQPQPGQPNGQPQQQQQPLGPPGSLLQSKPPQPSNLNGSTEGNESQQPITMAPINHGTASAPSNDQQQQQSLPRLATVKNSPDHQSVGLAPIGVRDGIESTGNTIPSIVSSGGGPGSGTISVGPPPASTANEPSSVGIKRSGEFDHSQENNKRPALEGINQPVASQPVQQTPPTAIASVVGAGAPTAAVTPVPSNSAGADEGRNPDEPLEAPQRNVDEDSDYDAADEPASKSAAANASSTAAPVSSEVAGSNNGSVNGSSEPAKDVKPHTSEEGKLAEPSVPSQPSEATTTAATPATTTSAPSTADTPAPESKPNDDTKPASEATTTAAATPST, from the coding sequence ATGTCTTCACAACCTCAATTATTAGCTGCTCCAGCTACTCTAGGTCCTCCATCTAGGCCGCCAAATGGTCAAGTTGTACACGGACCAGGTCCTCAGGTTGTTACTAACGGTAATGGATTACCTCCTCCAccccctccacctcctGGTCAACCAGGTGGTCCAGGTGCAGGACCAGCTCCCGGCCAGCCAATAGCGAGAATCCAACCATCCCCTGGTAATCAACCTCCCcttccacctccacctccacctgcTCAGACCAATGGAGGTCCTGTAGATAACGTGTTTCAGAAGTTGCAGGCTCAAAATGTCGAAACTTGGCTACAGGTCGGAAAAGTGGCTGAATCAATGGGCGAATACGACCGTGCCATTACTTATTATGAATCGGCTTTGAAGCACAATCCTTATTCGATTCCCGTTCTTACTGCTATTGCAAACCTGTATCGAAGTCGAGAATTATTTGCCAAGGCCATTGACTATTATCAAAACATCTTGTCCATTGCCCAAGATTCTGGCGATACTTGGGGTTCTTTGGGCCATTGTTTCTTGATGATGGATGACCTTCAAAAGGCATATAGCGCGTATCAACAGGCTCTGTATCACCTTCGAGACCCCAAGGATCCTAAATTATGGTATGGAATTGGTATTTTATACGATCGATATGGTTCGCTCGAGTATGCTGAAGAGGCATTTTCCCAGGTCATGGATATGGACCCTAATTTCGACAAAGCAAATGAGATTTACTTCCGTCTCGGTATAATATACAAACAGCAGTTCAAGTACCCTCAGTCTTTGGATTGTTTCAGATACATTCTGTCCAACCCTCCTAGACCTTTGACTGAGATTGACATTTGGTTTCAAATTGGTCATGTCCATGAGCAACAAAAGGAGTATCAATTGGCAAAAGAGGCATATGAGCGAGTTCTAATTGAAAACCCTGCACATGCCAAGGTACTTCAACAACTTGGTTGGTTGTATCATCAACCTAATTCATCGTTTACCAACCAAGACCATGCCATCTCGTACTTGACCAAGTCTCTCGAAGCAGATGCGAATGATGCTCAGTCGTGGTATTTATTGGGAAGATGTTATATGGCTCAACAAAAGTATAATAAAGCTTATGAGGCGTATCAACAAGCTGTTTACAGAGATGGTCGTAATCCTACATTCTGGTGCTCAATCGGTGTGTTGTATTATCAGATTAATCAGTATCGTGATGCTCTGGATGCCTACTCACGTGCTATTCGATTGAATCCATATATTTCAGAAGTGTGGTATGATCTCGGTACATTATATGAATCGTGTAATAACCAAATCGCTGATGCTCTTGATGCATATCAACGGGCAGCTGAACTGGATCCTCATAATACACATATTCAAGCAAGATTGGATCAGTTGCGTGCTTCACAAAATGGAGGAGGTCCTGTTTCACATCCATTACCTCCTAGACCTCAGGACGTCAATCCTCAGAGCTATCAACAGGGTCCTCCCAGTGCTATTTGGGACatgcaacaacaacagcagcaagctgcccaacagcaacaacagcaacaacagcagcagcaacaacaacaacaacaacaacaacagcagcaacaacagcagcagcagcagcaacaacaacaaagaCAGGCACAAGCAcaggctcaagctcaagcacaagctcaagcacaagcacaggctcaagcacaagctcaggcacaagcacaagcacaagccCAAGCACAGGCACAGGCTCAAGCACAGGCACAagctcaacagcaacatGCCCAAGTTCAGGCCCAACAACATgcccaagctcaagctcagcAACATGGTCAAGCGCAACAGCCACCTCAACCAGGTCATCCACATCATTCACACCCATCTCAAGCACCATCTGATGCCCACCGACTGcctcctcaacaacagcagccaccacctccacaacagcaacagcaaggACAATTACCACCTCCTTCGCAACACCTGTcaggaccaccaccacctatCGGATCGGCACCTCAACCATCGTTCcaaccaacaccaccagtacAGGGTCATCAGTTACCCCCTCCTCaattacaacaacaacagcaacaacctcaACCAGGACAGCCAAATGGgcaacctcaacaacagcaacagccaTTAGGTCCACCAGGCAGTCTGTTACAGTCCAAACCACCCCAACCATCAAATCTTAATGGGAGTACTGAAGGCAATGAGTCACAACAGCCCATTACCATGGCACCAATAAACCATGGTACAGCCAGCGCGCCGTCAAATgatcagcagcaacaacaatctCTACCAAGATTGGCTACTGTGAAAAACTCGCCAGACCATCAGTCAGTTGGTTTAGCTCCTATTGGCGTACGTGATGGTATTGAATCAACAGGAAATACCATTCCCTCGATTGTGAGCTCAGGTGGTGGTCCAGGTAGTGGTACTATATCAGTTGGTCCTCCACCAGCATCGACAGCCAATGAGCCTTCATCGGTGGGTATAAAGCGATCAGGCGAATTTGATCATAGTCAGGAGAATAACAAACGTCCAGCTCTTGAAGGAATTAACCAGCCAGTTGCATCTCAACCAGTTCAACaaacaccaccaacagcaattgcttctgttgttggtgctggtgcaCCAACGGCAGCAGTTACGCCAGTTCCTTCTAATTCAGCAGGAGCAGACGAGGGACGCAATCCTGATGAGCCACTTGAAGCTCCACAACGAAATGTTGATGAAGACTCTGATTATGATGCAGCCGATGAGCCAGCCAGcaagtctgctgctgctaatgcttcatcaacagcagcccCTGTATCAAGCGAGGTTGCTGGCAGCAATAATGGGTCTGTTAATGGATCCAGTGAGCCAGCTAAGGACGTTAAGCCACATACAAGCGAGGAAGGAAAGTTGGCTGAGCCATCAGTGCCAAGTCAACCATCCGAGGCTACTACTACAGCAGCTACACCAGCCACGACAACCTCAGCTCCTTCGACAGCCGATACACCAGCTCCGGAGTCCAAGCCTAATGACGATACAAAACCAGCCAGCGAGGCCACGACAACAGCTGCTGCGACTCCCTCGACATAA
- the MNN11 gene encoding Mnn11p (Subunit of a Golgi mannosyltransferase complex; this complex also contains Anp1p, Mnn9p, Mnn10p, and Hoc1p, and mediates elongation of the polysaccharide mannan backbone; has homology to Mnn10p; GO_component: GO:0005794 - Golgi apparatus [Evidence IEA,IEA]; GO_component: GO:0000136 - alpha-1,6-mannosyltransferase complex [Evidence IPI] [PMID 9430634]; GO_component: GO:0016021 - integral component of membrane [Evidence IEA,IEA]; GO_component: GO:0016020 - membrane [Evidence IEA]; GO_function: GO:0000009 - alpha-1,6-mannosyltransferase activity [Evidence IDA] [PMID 10635561]; GO_function: GO:0016740 - transferase activity [Evidence IEA]; GO_function: GO:0016757 - transferase activity, transferring glycosyl groups [Evidence IEA]; GO_function: GO:0016758 - transferase activity, transferring hexosyl groups [Evidence IEA]; GO_process: GO:0006487 - protein N-linked glycosylation [Evidence IMP] [PMID 23210626]; GO_process: GO:0006486 - protein glycosylation [Evidence IDA,IMP] [PMID 10635561]): protein MHSALPQSTLDGRFHARKPSIFGSHGLPVLFGYLRSPVARSIGVILGFFFTAYLLIFAAGGPGVSSYKTYVRKMSNGAETVMYSTSPYITPDITRLAEYRTSQYVTLADGKIVDSRKHAILYNGPKPGPQIVLVIGLDSDAYSQEYLNQILEDRKAYAKKHGYGLYARYIRDYVGNMPGGMDDAETAASFGKVFLIREAMYAFKDCKWVWWLDQDAVIMNHDLKVESDILDPAALKELIIRDAPILPPSSVVHTYKRVPAEKIRLIVTQNDRGISTSSFLVSNDQIYGHILIGYWMDPLQRGYQGFNDNNALNRRLDASLSHMVQWHPAILSRMAVIPRRTIASSIDEGDVLKNQQYAAGDFVKILRSTNEEQAPPLEKLTEQLKTALKERTGLPDPTKSKEK from the coding sequence ATGCATTCTGCCCTTCCTCAATCCACTTTGGATGGCAGATTTCATGCTCGAAAGCCCAGTATATTCGGTAGTCATGGACTGCCCGTGCTGTTTGGTTATTTGCGGTCTCCTGTAGCTAGAAGCATAGGTGTCATTCTTGGCTTTTTCTTTACTGCGTATCTACTTATATTCGCAGCCGGCGGACCCGGGGTCAGTTCTTATAAGACCTATGTACGGAAAATGTCAAATGGTGCCGAAACGGTGATGTATTCAACATCACCGTATATCACACCGGATATCACCCGGTTGGCTGAGTACCGTACTTCACAATATGTCACATTAGCAGATGGTAAGATAGTCGACAGCCGGAAACATGCTATTTTATACAACGGACCTAAACCAGGGCCTCAGATTGTTCTGGTTATTGGTCTCGACTCGGATGCGTACAGTCAAGAATATCTTAATCAAATTCTGGAAGACCGTAAAGCATATGCCAAGAAGCATGGTTATGGTTTGTATGCCCGGTATATTAGAGACTATGTGGGCAACATGCCAGGAGGTATGGACGATGCAGAGACGGCCGCTTCGTTTGGTAAAGTGTTTCTGATTCGAGAAGCCATGTATGCGTTCAAAGATTGTAAATGGGTGTGGTGGCTAGATCAGGATGCAGTTATTATGAACCACGACCTTAAAGTCGAGTCTGATATCCTCGACCCTGCTGCATTGAAAGAACTGATTATTCGAGATGCTCCTATTCTCCCTCCATCCAGCGTTGTCCACACATATAAACGAGTACCTGCGGAAAAGATCCGACTCATAGTGACGCAGAACGACCGAGGCATCTCGACGTCGTCTTTCCTAGTGTCCAACGATCAGATATATGGCCATATACTGATAGGATACTGGATGGACCCGTTGCAACGAGGATACCAAGGGTTCAACGATAACAATGCGCTCAACCGGCGACTCGACGCATCCCTTTCGCATATGGTGCAATGGCACCCGGCCATTCTCAGCCGGATGGCCGTCATCCCACGACGAACCATCGCTTCCTCGATAGACGAAGGCGATGTTCTCAAAAACCAGCAGTACGCTGCCGGCGACTTTGTCAAGATCCTACGTTCAACCAACGAGGAACAAGCCCCGCCTCTAGAAAAGCTCACCGAGCAGCTCAAAACGGCTCTAAAGGAGCGGACGGGCCTACCTGATCCGACAAAGAGCAAAGAAAAGTAA
- the ZRT2 gene encoding low-affinity Zn(2+) transporter ZRT2 (Low-affinity zinc transporter of the plasma membrane; transcription is induced under low-zinc conditions by the Zap1p transcription factor; GO_component: GO:0016021 - integral component of membrane [Evidence IEA,IEA]; GO_component: GO:0016021 - integral component of membrane [Evidence ISM] [PMID 12192589]; GO_component: GO:0016020 - membrane [Evidence IEA,IEA,IEA]; GO_component: GO:0005886 - plasma membrane [Evidence IMP,ISS] [PMID 8798516]; GO_function: GO:0000007 - low-affinity zinc ion transmembrane transporter activity [Evidence IMP,ISS] [PMID 8798516]; GO_function: GO:0046873 - metal ion transmembrane transporter activity [Evidence IEA]; GO_function: GO:0005385 - zinc ion transmembrane transporter activity [Evidence IEA]; GO_process: GO:0006811 - ion transport [Evidence IEA]; GO_process: GO:0006831 - low-affinity zinc ion transport [Evidence IMP,ISS] [PMID 8798516]; GO_process: GO:0030001 - metal ion transport [Evidence IEA]; GO_process: GO:0055085 - transmembrane transport [Evidence IEA]; GO_process: GO:0006810 - transport [Evidence IEA]; GO_process: GO:0071577 - zinc ion transmembrane transport [Evidence IEA]; GO_process: GO:0006829 - zinc ion transport [Evidence IEA]), translating to MDVISPQSSGFSEILRARDSCTPGNDFNGMMGARISSIFVILLGGSFGALFPIISSRSTWIRMPPYAYFAAKYFGSGVIIATALIHLLQPANEALSDPCLGDQWAEYPYAFGICLFVMFLTFLLDIVSTRYFEQMGIVHDHGPSGLGIGHNHAHEMGQPHLHDLGIDVESEAAVSASFGPDHTDRGSGDTMDKTNLDQGQMPCSEGEDLDLLKHSEYKSMMSQIGSILFLEFGIIFHSVFIGLTLAVSGEEFKTLYIVLVFHQTFEGLGLGTRISTCQFPADKAWVPWALGVGFGLTTPIAIAIGLGVRQTYPPNSAINLITNGIFDSVSSGILLYVGLVELMAKEFLHSQDFQQASLKKVLTAYAIMCLGAGLMALLGRWA from the coding sequence ATGGATGTTATATCACCACAGTCGTCAGGTTTTAGTGAGATTCTACGAGCAAGAGACTCGTGTACACCGGGCAATGATTTCAATGGCATGATGGGAGCTAGAATCTCGTCTATTTTCGTCATTTTGCTGGGTGGCTCATTTGGAGCTCTGTTCCCGATTATATCATCCAGAAGTACATGGATTCGCATGCCTCCATATGCATACTTTGCTGctaaatattttggatCTGGAGTGATTATTGCAACTGCTTTGATCCACCTTTTACAACCTGCTAATGAAGCTCTCTCAGATCCATGTCTCGGCGACCAATGGGCCGAATATCCTTATGCATTTGGAATCTGTCTGTTTGTGATGTTCCTTACCTTTTTACTGGACATTGTATCTACCAGATACTTCGAACAGATGGGAATTGTCCATGACCATGGGCCTTCTGGTTTGGGTATTGGTCACAACCATGCGCATGAAATGGGCCAGCCCCATTTGCATGATTTGGGTATAGATGTCGAGTCAGAGGCAGCCGTTTCTGCTTCGTTTGGTCCTGATCATACCGACAGAGGCAGTGGTGACACAATGGACAAGACGAACCTCGATCAAGGACAGATGCCATGCAGCGAGGGAGAGGATCTTGATCTGTTGAAACATAGCGAATATAAATCTATGATGTCGCAAATCGGATCCATCTTGTTTCTCGAATTTGGCATTATATTCCATTCTGTTTTTATTGGTCTCACACTTGCCGTTTCAGGTGAGGAGTTTAAAACTCTGTATATTGTGCTTGTGTTCCACCAGACATTCGAGGGTCTCGGATTGGGAACACGTATTTCCACATGTCAATTTCCTGCCGATAAGGCGTGGGTCCCATGGGCTCTTGGCGTTGGTTTCGGTCTGACAACGcccattgccattgctaTCGGGCTGGGTGTAAGACAAACATACCCACCGAACTCGGCCATCAACCTCATCACAAACGGAATCTTCGACTCGGTCTCATCAGGAATTCTCCTCTACGTCGGTCTCGTCGAGCTCATGGCGAAAGAGTTCCTCCACTCACAAGATTTCCAGCAAGCCTCGCTCAAAAAAGTTCTCACTGCATACGCTATCATGTGTCTAGGAGCCGGTCTCATGGCCCTCCTCGGCCGATGGGCATGA
- the FCY2 gene encoding Fcy2p (Purine-cytosine permease; mediates purine (adenine, guanine, and hypoxanthine) and cytosine accumulation; relative distribution to the vacuole increases upon DNA replication stress; GO_component: GO:0000329 - fungal-type vacuole membrane [Evidence IDA] [PMID 22842922]; GO_component: GO:0016021 - integral component of membrane [Evidence IEA]; GO_component: GO:0016021 - integral component of membrane [Evidence ISM] [PMID 12192589]; GO_component: GO:0016020 - membrane [Evidence IEA,IEA,IEA]; GO_component: GO:0005886 - plasma membrane [Evidence IDA] [PMID 22842922]; GO_component: GO:0005886 - plasma membrane [Evidence IDA] [PMID 8267570]; GO_function: GO:0015212 - cytidine transmembrane transporter activity [Evidence IDA,IMP] [PMID 10501935]; GO_function: GO:0015205 - nucleobase transmembrane transporter activity [Evidence IEA]; GO_function: GO:0015205 - nucleobase transmembrane transporter activity [Evidence IDA] [PMID 9092500]; GO_function: GO:0005215 - transporter activity [Evidence IEA]; GO_process: GO:0015861 - cytidine transport [Evidence IDA,IMP] [PMID 10501935]; GO_process: GO:0015856 - cytosine transport [Evidence IDA] [PMID 9092500]; GO_process: GO:0015851 - nucleobase transport [Evidence IEA]; GO_process: GO:0072530 - purine-containing compound transmembrane transport [Evidence IDA] [PMID 9092500]; GO_process: GO:0006810 - transport [Evidence IEA,IEA]), giving the protein MSSLDIERDTKNPRVFDSEDYDDYSKQEFTEKSRPVQLSRLDEFAATYLKAEVRGIEQVPESERNDTSYINAGTFFTGVNMVVATFSTGILGITAFGLTFWDSVLTIIFFTLLGTLPVAFFSTFGPKLGLRQMVLSRFWFGYQGVRIIALINFFSTMCWSAINTMVAAQLLHSVGSHPIPPWAACLVLSLGSFLVSLMGYHFIHTFEKYTWIPNFIIFIIAAVRMAKSGAFTTGTMGVGASEAADILSFGGTVFGFCAGWVPVAADYCVYKPKNASRLKIFIYVFIGLAFPCIFVEIIGAACATGILTSQNFADHYNNNSVGGLLYAVLVENSLHGFGSFCQVLLALSTIANNVPSMYSIGFSAQTMWGGFRKVPRIVWSIISCTVGLALAIPAYYKFGQVFENFMNLISYWIALYIAISLSEHLFYRKSISNYEPSDYSDRSKLPVGFAAIFGLCCGAVGAAMGMSQVYYVGKIAIKIGEPPYGGDVGLELTFAFSFIGFNAVRWLELKYLRR; this is encoded by the coding sequence ATGTCGTCATTGGATATAGAAAGGGATACCAAAAACCCTCGAGTTTTCGACTCTGAAGACTATGACGACTATTCTAAGCAGGAGTTCACTGAAAAATCTCGCCCTGTTCAGTTGAGCAGGCTTGATGAATTCGCTGCTACTTACCTCAAGGCTGAAGTTAGAGGTATTGAACAAGTTCCCGAAAGTGAACGAAATGATACCTCTTATATTAATGCTGGTACTTTTTTCACTGGTGTTAATATGGTCGTGGCTACCTTTTCCACTGGTATTCTTGGTATTACCGCCTTTGGTTTAACATTTTGGGATTCGGTTCTGACCattatcttcttcacccTTCTTGGTACCTTGCCAGTAGCATTTTTCTCGACTTTTGGCCCTAAACTCGGGTTGCGTCAAATGGTCTTGTCGCgtttttggtttggataCCAAGGTGTCAGAATTATTGCATTAATCAATTTCTTCAGTACAATGTGTTGGTCCGCCATCAACACCATGGTGGCTGCTCAATTACTTCATTCGGTTGGTTCTCACCCTATTCCTCCCTGGGCCGCATGTCTTGTTCTTAGTTTGGGTAGTTTCCTCGTCAGTTTAATGGGATATCATTTTATTCATACCTTTGAGAAGTATACTTGGATTCCTAActtcattattttcattattgctgctgttagaATGGCCAAGTCAGGTGCCTTCACTACTGGTACTATGGGAGTCGGTGCTTCTGAGGCTGCTGACATTTTATCTTTCGGTGGTACTGTATTTGGATTCTGTGCTGGTTGGGTCCCTGTGGCTGCTGATTATTGTGTTTACAAGCCCAAGAACGCTTCTAGACTGAAGATCTTCATTTATGTATTCATTGGTTTGGCCTTCCCATgtatttttgttgagatTATCGGAGCCGCCTGTGCCACTGGTATTTTGACCAGCCAAAACTTTGCTGATCACTATAATAACAACAGTGTCGGTGGTCTGTTGTATGCCGTTTTGGTCGAGAATTCGCTTCATGGATTTGGTTCTTTTTGCCAAGTTTTATTGGCTCTTTCCACCATTGCCAATAATGTTCCCAGTATGTACTCCATTGGTTTCTCTGCTCAAACCATGTGGGGTGGATTCCGTAAGGTTCCCAGAATTGTCTGGTCCATTATCTCCTGTACTGTCGGCCTCGCCTTGGCTATCCCTGCATACTATAAGTTTGGCCAAGTTTTCGAGAATTTCATGAACCTTATCAGCTATTGGATTGCTCTGTATATTGCAATTTCACTCTCTGAACATCTATTCTATAGAAAGAGTATCTCCAACTATGAGCCATCCGACTATTCTGACAGGTCGAAACTTCCTGTTGGATTCGCAGCTATTTTCGGTCTGTGTTGTGGTGCAGTCGGGGCTGCCATGGGTATGTCCCAAGTATACTACGTGGGAAAAATCGCCATCAAGATTGGTGAGCCACCATATGGCGGTGATGTTGGTTTAGAGCTGACTTTTGCGTTTTCATTTATCGGCTTCAATGCTGTCAGATGGTTGGAGCTTAAATATTTACGAcgttaa